From a region of the Bradyrhizobium diazoefficiens genome:
- a CDS encoding MoxR family ATPase, translated as MAESVEKLEDGIVRSAEQVSSQIRAAKDAIASVIFGQDRVIENTLVTILSGGHALLIGVPGLAKTKLVETLGVTLALDAKRIQFTPDLMPSDILGAEVLDESTAGKRAFRFISGPVFAQLLMADEINRASPRTQSALLQAMQEQHITVAGARHDLPKPFHVLATQNPLEQEGTYPLPEAQLDRFLMEIDVDYPDRDAERRILFETTGAEETLAKGSMTADALITAQRLIRRLPVGDSVVEAILSLVRSARPGPDAGDAGKFIAWGPGPRASQALMLAVRARALIDGRLAPSVDDVLDLAEPVLKHRMALTFQARAEGRTIPDVIRQLKTRIG; from the coding sequence ATGGCGGAGAGTGTCGAGAAACTCGAGGACGGGATCGTCCGTTCGGCCGAGCAGGTGTCGAGCCAGATTCGCGCGGCGAAGGATGCGATCGCGTCCGTCATCTTCGGTCAGGATCGCGTGATCGAGAACACGTTGGTCACCATCCTCTCCGGCGGCCATGCACTGCTGATCGGCGTGCCCGGCCTTGCCAAGACCAAGCTGGTCGAGACGCTCGGTGTCACGCTCGCCCTCGATGCCAAGCGCATCCAGTTCACGCCCGACCTGATGCCGTCGGACATTCTCGGCGCCGAGGTGCTGGATGAGAGCACCGCGGGCAAGCGTGCCTTCCGCTTCATTTCAGGCCCCGTGTTCGCGCAGCTCCTGATGGCCGACGAGATCAACCGCGCCAGCCCGCGCACGCAGTCGGCGCTGCTGCAGGCGATGCAGGAGCAGCACATCACCGTCGCCGGCGCGCGTCACGATCTGCCAAAGCCCTTCCACGTGCTCGCAACGCAAAATCCGTTGGAGCAGGAAGGCACCTACCCGCTGCCCGAAGCGCAGCTCGACCGCTTCCTGATGGAGATCGACGTCGACTATCCCGATCGTGACGCCGAACGCCGCATCCTGTTCGAGACCACCGGCGCCGAAGAGACGCTGGCGAAGGGATCGATGACCGCAGATGCGCTGATTACCGCGCAGCGGCTGATCCGGCGTCTGCCGGTCGGCGATTCCGTGGTGGAGGCGATCCTGTCGCTGGTGCGCTCGGCGCGTCCCGGTCCGGATGCCGGCGACGCCGGCAAGTTCATCGCCTGGGGTCCCGGCCCGCGCGCCAGCCAAGCCCTGATGCTGGCCGTGCGCGCACGTGCGCTGATCGACGGACGTCTGGCGCCCTCGGTCGACGACGTCCTCGACCTCGCCGAGCCCGTGCTGAAGCATCGCATGGCACTGACGTTCCAGGCGCGCGCCGAGGGCCGCACGATCCCGGACGTGATCCGGCAATTGAAGACACGGATCGGTTGA
- a CDS encoding CCA tRNA nucleotidyltransferase encodes MSAEPILAPILADAPWLTAGGTARVLQLLNADGEEARVVGGAVRNALLGLEPGDIDIATTARPEEVMRRAKAAGIKGVPTGIDHGTVTLVIDGHPYEVTTLREDTETFGRKAKVAFGRDWVKDAERRDFTMNGLSADAAGVVYDHVGGIADAKARRVRFIGDPDQRIAEDYLRILRFFRIHAAFGAGIPDRDGYLACIRGRAGLASLSAERVRMEMLKLLVASGASAAALAMAEGGLLQVLTGGVVYTGPLATMIAIERELGLTASSTRRLAALTVAVTEDAKRVAARLRLSNAETKALDSMGHRWWRLATKDEANARRLLYRLGAERYHDRVLLGWARAGGDVTSMRWRALAELPQRWTAPKFPLKAADFITRGLAEGPALGHVLTLAEDAWLAADFPLDEAALAAIADQAVARISRDERT; translated from the coding sequence ATGAGTGCGGAGCCGATACTTGCGCCGATTCTTGCCGATGCGCCCTGGCTGACCGCAGGCGGGACCGCGCGCGTCCTGCAACTGCTCAACGCCGATGGCGAGGAGGCACGGGTGGTCGGCGGCGCGGTGCGCAACGCGCTGCTCGGCCTCGAGCCCGGCGACATCGATATCGCGACCACGGCGCGGCCGGAGGAGGTGATGCGGCGCGCCAAGGCTGCCGGCATCAAGGGCGTGCCGACCGGCATCGATCACGGCACCGTCACGCTGGTCATCGACGGACATCCCTATGAAGTCACGACGCTGCGCGAGGACACCGAAACCTTCGGCCGCAAGGCCAAGGTCGCATTCGGCCGCGACTGGGTGAAGGACGCCGAGCGGCGCGACTTCACCATGAACGGCCTGTCGGCCGATGCGGCAGGCGTCGTCTACGACCATGTCGGCGGCATCGCGGACGCGAAAGCGCGCCGCGTGCGCTTCATCGGCGATCCCGACCAGCGCATCGCCGAGGATTATTTGCGCATCCTGCGTTTCTTCCGCATCCACGCCGCTTTCGGTGCGGGAATCCCCGACCGCGACGGCTATCTCGCCTGCATCCGGGGACGCGCGGGCCTTGCCAGCCTCTCGGCCGAGCGGGTGCGGATGGAGATGCTGAAGCTGCTGGTGGCCTCGGGCGCATCCGCGGCCGCGCTGGCCATGGCCGAGGGCGGATTGCTGCAAGTGCTGACCGGCGGCGTCGTCTACACCGGACCGCTGGCGACGATGATCGCGATCGAGCGTGAACTCGGCCTCACCGCGAGCAGCACGCGGCGCCTCGCCGCGCTGACCGTCGCCGTGACCGAGGATGCCAAGCGCGTCGCCGCGCGGCTGCGGCTGTCCAATGCCGAGACCAAGGCGCTGGATTCGATGGGCCACCGCTGGTGGCGCCTGGCCACCAAGGACGAGGCCAATGCACGGCGGCTGCTCTACCGGCTCGGCGCCGAGCGCTATCACGATCGCGTGTTGCTCGGCTGGGCGCGGGCCGGCGGCGATGTCACCTCAATGCGCTGGCGCGCGCTCGCCGAACTGCCGCAGCGCTGGACCGCGCCGAAATTTCCGTTGAAAGCCGCGGATTTCATCACGCGCGGTCTGGCCGAAGGGCCTGCGCTCGGACATGTGTTGACGCTCGCCGAGGACGCCTGGCTGGCGGCGGATTTTCCACTCGATGAAGCCGCGCTCGCTGCCATCGCCGATCAAGCGGTGGCCCGCATCAGCCGCGACGAGCGAACGTGA
- a CDS encoding TonB-dependent receptor, translating to MSFKSRRAQRLGGASLLLLGAAATPASAQTPAQDKSSTEIPAVTVTAPSPIVRTAVVPSRNAGRGTRTARVRSRRQQTAETTPAAPVPAVSQQGVLPVVTNQFATVTVVPNEEIRREGGGQLGDLLFSKPGITGSSFAPGASSRPIIRGLDVNRVGIVENGTNGGGASDLGEDHFVPIDPLATNQIEVVRGPAALRYGSTSIGGVVSATNNRIPDALPSCAPSFQTYGLPTKAPLASAATSPCVTAETRTAFSSVDRGVESGVLIDTGGGNFALHADAYGRTTSDYAIPSYPYLNDQSRPVNGRQPNSATRSDGASIGGSYFFQGGYIGASITQNDALYHIPGIDGADHNTRIDGHQTKINVKGEYHPDAAAIDAVRFWAGATDYRHNEIGLADPADLSSDGIRQTFTNKEQEIRTEVQLMPFNVRFAEVTTALGFQVGHQELSAPSPDNPGTLFNGLWDPNNNTRVAGYAFNEFKFTEATRAQIAGRIEHVELHGTTPDFPADYLPDGTPQAAISRNPSFTPKSGSIGLLQDLPGGMVGSITAQYVERAPKAAELFSRGGHDATATFDIGNPNLTIETAKSVELGVRRAAGPFRFEATVYYTHFDNFIYRRLTGVFCDDDFASCGTPGAELNQAVYSQRNANFRGGEFQSQLDVGAFQGGIWGIENQFDFVRATFGDGSNVPRIPPLRMGGGVFWRDDNWLMRLNLLHAFAQDNVAAIAETPTAGYNLLKAEVSYKTKLDRNWFGAREMMAGIVGNNLLNENIRNSVSYTKDEVLMPGIGVRAFANFKF from the coding sequence ATGTCATTCAAATCGCGACGCGCGCAGCGTCTTGGCGGAGCAAGCCTGCTCCTGCTCGGTGCCGCCGCCACGCCCGCTTCCGCCCAAACGCCTGCGCAAGACAAATCGTCCACCGAGATCCCCGCCGTCACTGTGACGGCGCCGAGCCCCATCGTGCGCACAGCGGTGGTGCCGTCCCGTAATGCAGGTCGCGGCACACGAACGGCGCGGGTGCGCAGCCGCCGCCAACAAACAGCAGAGACGACGCCGGCGGCCCCCGTGCCCGCCGTATCTCAGCAGGGAGTGCTGCCTGTTGTGACCAACCAGTTCGCCACCGTCACGGTGGTGCCGAACGAGGAGATCCGCCGTGAAGGCGGCGGTCAGCTCGGCGATCTCCTGTTCTCGAAGCCTGGCATCACCGGATCGAGCTTCGCGCCCGGCGCCTCCAGCCGGCCGATCATCCGGGGTCTCGACGTCAACCGCGTCGGCATCGTCGAGAACGGCACCAATGGCGGCGGCGCCTCCGATCTCGGTGAGGACCACTTCGTCCCGATCGATCCGCTCGCGACCAACCAGATCGAAGTGGTGCGCGGGCCCGCCGCGCTGCGCTACGGCTCGACCTCGATCGGCGGCGTCGTCAGCGCCACCAACAACCGGATTCCGGACGCGCTGCCGAGTTGCGCTCCGTCGTTCCAGACCTATGGCCTGCCGACCAAGGCCCCGCTCGCGAGCGCCGCGACATCGCCATGCGTCACGGCCGAGACCCGCACCGCATTCAGTTCGGTCGATCGCGGCGTCGAAAGCGGCGTGCTGATCGACACCGGCGGCGGCAATTTTGCGCTCCACGCCGACGCCTATGGACGTACGACCTCCGACTACGCCATCCCGAGCTATCCCTATCTGAACGACCAATCGCGCCCCGTGAACGGCCGCCAGCCGAACTCGGCGACGCGCTCGGACGGCGCCTCGATCGGCGGCTCCTACTTCTTCCAGGGCGGCTACATCGGCGCGTCGATCACGCAGAACGACGCGCTCTACCACATCCCCGGCATCGACGGCGCCGACCACAACACGCGGATCGACGGCCACCAGACCAAGATCAACGTCAAGGGCGAGTACCATCCCGACGCCGCCGCGATCGACGCGGTCCGCTTCTGGGCCGGCGCGACCGACTACCGCCACAACGAGATCGGACTTGCCGATCCTGCCGATCTCAGCAGCGACGGCATCAGGCAAACCTTCACCAACAAGGAGCAGGAGATCCGCACCGAGGTGCAGTTGATGCCGTTCAACGTGCGTTTCGCCGAGGTGACGACCGCACTGGGCTTCCAGGTCGGCCATCAGGAATTGAGCGCGCCGAGCCCGGACAATCCCGGCACGCTGTTCAACGGTCTGTGGGATCCGAACAACAACACGCGCGTTGCCGGCTATGCCTTCAACGAGTTCAAGTTCACGGAAGCGACGCGGGCGCAGATCGCCGGCCGCATCGAGCATGTCGAGCTGCACGGCACGACGCCGGACTTCCCGGCCGATTACCTGCCCGACGGCACGCCGCAAGCGGCGATCTCGCGTAATCCGTCCTTCACGCCGAAGAGCGGCAGCATCGGCCTGTTGCAGGACCTGCCGGGCGGCATGGTCGGCAGCATCACCGCTCAATACGTCGAACGCGCGCCGAAAGCGGCCGAGCTGTTCTCGCGCGGCGGGCATGACGCAACCGCGACCTTCGACATCGGCAATCCGAACCTCACCATCGAGACCGCGAAATCGGTCGAGCTCGGCGTGCGCAGGGCTGCGGGGCCGTTCCGCTTCGAGGCGACCGTCTACTACACGCATTTCGACAATTTCATCTATCGCCGCCTCACCGGCGTGTTCTGTGACGACGACTTTGCGTCCTGCGGCACGCCGGGCGCCGAGCTGAACCAGGCCGTCTACTCGCAACGCAATGCGAATTTCCGCGGCGGCGAATTCCAGTCCCAGCTCGACGTCGGCGCATTCCAGGGCGGCATCTGGGGCATCGAGAACCAGTTCGACTTCGTCCGCGCCACCTTCGGCGACGGCAGCAACGTGCCGCGGATTCCGCCGCTCAGAATGGGCGGCGGCGTGTTCTGGCGCGACGACAACTGGCTGATGCGGCTCAACCTGTTGCACGCCTTCGCGCAGGACAACGTCGCCGCGATCGCGGAGACGCCGACGGCGGGCTACAATCTGTTGAAGGCCGAGGTCAGCTACAAGACCAAGCTCGACCGCAACTGGTTCGGCGCACGCGAGATGATGGCCGGCATCGTCGGCAACAACCTCCTCAACGAGAACATCCGCAACTCGGTCTCCTACACCAAGGACGAGGTGTTGATGCCCGGCATCGGCGTCAGGGCGTTTGCCAACTTCAAGTTCTAG
- a CDS encoding DUF58 domain-containing protein: protein MAAENRHAAKEIIAIRRADGESRTLAASLPRLVLEARRIAANVIHGLHGRRRAGSGENFWQYRRFVSGEPSQNVDWRRSARDDHLYVRELEWEASHTIWIWPDRSPSMAFASKTARESKLERTLIVGFALAELLVSGGERVGIPGLMAPTASRSVIDKMAQAMLHDDADRLSLPPSFVPAALAETIVLSDFWSPIAEIRATLAGLSGSGAHGTVVQIVDPAEESFPYSGRVEFVEPEGFGVITAGRAESWAQDYTARVALHRDQIRAETNKLDWLFTTHATDRSAAELLLFLHAGMQVSKSGARTTTIKAGPA from the coding sequence ATGGCAGCGGAGAACAGGCACGCAGCGAAGGAGATCATTGCGATCCGACGTGCCGATGGCGAAAGCCGCACGCTCGCCGCTTCGCTGCCGCGCCTGGTGCTCGAGGCCCGCCGCATCGCCGCCAACGTCATCCACGGCCTGCATGGAAGGCGCCGCGCCGGCTCCGGCGAGAACTTCTGGCAGTATCGTCGTTTCGTCTCCGGCGAGCCGTCGCAGAACGTCGACTGGCGGCGCTCGGCGCGCGACGACCATCTCTATGTCCGCGAGCTTGAATGGGAAGCCTCGCACACGATCTGGATCTGGCCCGACCGCTCGCCCTCGATGGCCTTCGCCTCGAAGACCGCGCGCGAATCCAAGCTCGAGCGCACGCTGATCGTCGGCTTCGCGCTGGCCGAACTGCTGGTCTCCGGAGGAGAGCGCGTCGGGATTCCCGGGCTGATGGCGCCGACGGCGAGCCGCAGCGTCATCGACAAGATGGCGCAGGCGATGCTGCATGACGATGCCGACCGCCTCAGCCTGCCGCCGTCTTTCGTGCCTGCGGCGCTGGCCGAGACGATCGTGCTGTCGGATTTCTGGTCGCCGATCGCGGAGATCAGGGCGACGCTCGCGGGTCTCTCCGGCTCCGGCGCGCATGGCACGGTGGTGCAGATCGTCGATCCCGCCGAAGAGTCGTTCCCCTATTCCGGCCGCGTCGAGTTCGTCGAGCCCGAAGGGTTCGGCGTGATCACCGCAGGCCGCGCCGAGAGCTGGGCGCAGGATTACACCGCGCGGGTCGCGCTGCATCGCGACCAGATCCGCGCCGAGACCAACAAGCTCGACTGGCTGTTCACCACGCACGCCACCGACCGCTCCGCCGCCGAGCTGCTGCTGTTCCTGCACGCCGGCATGCAGGTGAGCAAGTCGGGCGCCCGCACCACGACGATCAAGGCGGGGCCGGCATGA
- a CDS encoding DUF4159 domain-containing protein → MMGLPLAFTEPLLLIGLVSLPVLWWLLRVMPPRPRRIEFPPTRLLFDIAPREETPSRTPWWLTALRLLAAALVIFAAAGPIWNPQVGAAGSKAPLMIMFDDGWSAASHWDVRIRAADELIANADNDRRPIALVPLSEPNRDITLMPAGAARVALRQLAPKPYSIDRVETLAAVDRFLKVTGDCEIAWLSDGVDTGRGEDFVAGLGKTIGDRSLTVFEGGTSSPLALVAAENAAAKMTVKVLRTDSGIAVGTVRALDQKGSPIGEARYAFGPQDKETDASFDLPVELRNDITRLEISGERSAGAVQLLDKRWRRRAVGIVSGSTSETAQPLLAPTFYLTRALSPFADVRLADKGSPQQGITQFLDQKLPMIILADVGTIAPELRERLNAWIDQGGVLVRFAGPRLAQAEDDLVPVKLRKGGRTLGGSLTWEKPQHLASFAADGPFTGVAVPKDVTVSRQVLAEPDAVLATKSWASLEDGTPLVTGEHRGKGVVSLFHVSADMRWSDLPMSGTFVEMLRRVVEMSGYTSKPAAGAAGEATTETVAPLHILDGFGAFGPPPAAAKPLPADYRDRATPDHPPGFYGPAEGPLAVNTLASADRIAPLNTASLRARHATYTNAEPRDLRGWLLSTALALFLIDAIIVAVLGGGIAALLRRRAAPAMILLALLLASLSPTPSRADSAADDFAMRATSQTRLAYVVTGNADVDSIVKAGMSGLTLFLAQRTALEAGDPVGIDPARDELAFFPLIYWPIVPGAPKPPQDAINKIDAYMKQGGTVLFDTRDAIEAPPGANGAAQTPGMQTLREILSSLDVPELEPVPREHVLTKTFYLLRDFPGRFVTGQTWVETLPRDDDDEDRAQRPARGGDGVSPIIITSNDLAGAWAVRPDGQAMLPVTGGDTRQREFAYRAGTNIVMYTLTGNYKADQVHAPALIERLGQ, encoded by the coding sequence ATGATGGGACTGCCGCTCGCCTTCACCGAACCGCTGCTCCTGATCGGCCTCGTCAGCCTGCCGGTGCTGTGGTGGCTGCTGCGCGTGATGCCGCCGCGGCCGCGCCGCATCGAGTTTCCGCCGACGCGCCTGTTGTTCGACATCGCGCCAAGGGAAGAGACGCCCTCGCGGACGCCATGGTGGCTGACCGCATTGCGGCTGCTGGCTGCGGCGCTCGTCATTTTCGCGGCCGCCGGCCCGATCTGGAATCCGCAAGTCGGCGCAGCCGGCAGCAAGGCGCCTCTGATGATCATGTTCGACGACGGCTGGAGCGCCGCATCGCACTGGGACGTCAGGATCAGGGCCGCCGACGAGCTGATCGCCAATGCCGACAACGACCGCCGCCCGATCGCGCTGGTCCCGCTGTCCGAGCCGAACCGCGACATCACCCTGATGCCGGCGGGTGCGGCGCGCGTCGCGCTGCGGCAGCTCGCGCCAAAGCCCTATTCGATCGACCGCGTTGAGACGCTGGCAGCCGTCGACCGCTTCCTGAAAGTCACCGGCGACTGCGAGATCGCCTGGCTCTCCGACGGCGTCGACACCGGCCGCGGCGAGGACTTCGTAGCTGGCCTCGGCAAGACCATCGGCGATCGCAGCCTAACCGTGTTCGAGGGCGGCACCTCCTCGCCACTGGCGCTGGTCGCGGCGGAGAACGCTGCGGCGAAGATGACGGTGAAGGTGCTGCGCACCGACAGCGGCATCGCCGTCGGCACCGTGCGCGCGCTCGACCAGAAGGGCTCGCCGATCGGAGAAGCCCGTTATGCGTTCGGCCCACAGGACAAGGAGACAGACGCTTCGTTCGATCTGCCGGTCGAGCTGCGCAACGACATCACCCGGCTGGAAATATCGGGCGAGCGCTCCGCCGGCGCGGTGCAGCTGCTCGACAAGCGCTGGCGCCGCCGCGCCGTCGGCATCGTCTCGGGCTCGACCAGCGAGACCGCGCAGCCGCTGCTGGCGCCCACTTTCTATCTCACCCGCGCGCTGTCGCCGTTCGCCGACGTGCGGCTCGCCGACAAGGGCTCGCCGCAGCAGGGCATCACACAATTCTTGGATCAGAAGCTGCCGATGATCATCCTCGCCGATGTCGGCACCATCGCGCCGGAGCTGCGCGAACGCCTCAATGCCTGGATCGACCAGGGCGGCGTGCTGGTGCGGTTCGCAGGGCCCCGGCTGGCGCAGGCCGAAGACGATCTGGTGCCGGTCAAGCTGCGCAAGGGCGGCCGGACGCTCGGCGGCAGCCTGACCTGGGAGAAGCCGCAGCATCTGGCCTCCTTCGCAGCCGACGGTCCGTTTACCGGCGTCGCGGTCCCCAAGGACGTCACCGTGAGCCGTCAGGTGCTGGCGGAGCCCGATGCGGTGCTCGCCACCAAGAGCTGGGCGTCGCTGGAAGACGGCACACCGCTGGTGACCGGCGAGCATCGCGGCAAGGGGGTGGTCAGCCTGTTCCACGTCAGCGCCGACATGCGCTGGTCGGATTTGCCGATGTCGGGCACGTTCGTCGAAATGCTGCGGCGGGTCGTCGAGATGTCCGGCTACACGTCCAAGCCCGCTGCCGGGGCAGCCGGCGAGGCGACCACTGAAACGGTGGCGCCGCTGCACATCCTCGACGGCTTCGGCGCCTTCGGCCCGCCGCCTGCCGCTGCAAAGCCGCTGCCCGCGGACTACCGCGACCGCGCCACCCCGGATCATCCGCCGGGCTTCTACGGTCCGGCAGAAGGACCGCTCGCCGTGAACACGCTTGCTAGCGCCGACCGCATCGCGCCCCTGAACACCGCGAGCCTGCGCGCCCGGCACGCCACCTACACCAATGCCGAGCCGCGGGACCTGCGCGGCTGGCTGCTGTCGACGGCGCTTGCGCTGTTCCTGATCGACGCCATCATTGTCGCGGTGCTCGGCGGCGGGATCGCCGCGCTGCTGCGCCGCCGCGCTGCGCCCGCTATGATCCTCCTCGCCCTGCTGCTCGCATCGCTCTCGCCGACGCCGTCACGCGCCGACAGCGCCGCGGACGATTTCGCGATGAGAGCGACGTCGCAGACCCGCCTCGCCTATGTCGTAACAGGCAATGCCGACGTCGATTCCATCGTCAAGGCCGGCATGTCCGGACTGACGCTGTTTTTGGCGCAGCGCACCGCGCTCGAGGCCGGCGATCCCGTCGGGATCGATCCCGCGCGCGACGAGCTCGCCTTCTTTCCGCTGATCTACTGGCCGATCGTGCCGGGCGCACCCAAGCCGCCGCAGGATGCCATCAACAAGATCGACGCCTATATGAAGCAGGGCGGCACCGTGCTGTTCGACACCCGCGACGCGATCGAAGCCCCGCCCGGCGCGAACGGCGCCGCGCAGACTCCGGGCATGCAGACGCTGCGCGAGATCCTGTCCTCGCTCGACGTGCCCGAACTCGAGCCGGTGCCGCGCGAGCACGTGCTGACCAAGACCTTCTATCTGCTGCGCGACTTCCCCGGCCGCTTCGTTACCGGCCAGACCTGGGTCGAGACCCTGCCGCGCGACGACGACGACGAGGACCGCGCGCAGCGGCCGGCGCGCGGCGGCGACGGCGTCTCGCCGATCATCATCACCTCGAACGACCTTGCCGGCGCCTGGGCCGTGCGGCCCGACGGCCAGGCCATGCTGCCGGTGACCGGCGGCGACACCCGCCAGCGCGAATTCGCCTACCGCGCCGGCACCAATATCGTGATGTACACGCTGACCGGCAACTACAAGGCCGACCAGGTGCACGCACCGGCCCTGATCGAACGGCTGGGGCAATAG
- a CDS encoding DUF2946 domain-containing protein, which yields MKWFRSNIRHGARLALFAMLVQFALTFGHSHWFAQAAPLSQAAGRQIDSIKSVAATGRAAVQKQSPSSPDREHPGEDHCAICAVVAMAGTILFATPPVLQLPQAIELLYRTTDAEFIHLKSAGTAFQPRAPPAS from the coding sequence ATGAAGTGGTTCCGGTCGAATATCAGGCACGGCGCCCGGCTCGCGTTGTTCGCGATGCTGGTGCAGTTCGCGCTGACATTCGGCCACAGCCATTGGTTCGCCCAGGCCGCTCCGCTTTCCCAAGCCGCAGGCCGGCAGATCGACAGCATCAAGAGCGTTGCCGCGACCGGACGCGCGGCGGTTCAGAAGCAATCGCCCTCAAGTCCCGACCGCGAGCATCCGGGCGAGGACCATTGCGCGATCTGCGCGGTCGTTGCGATGGCGGGCACGATCCTGTTCGCGACACCGCCTGTGTTGCAGCTTCCGCAGGCGATCGAACTGCTCTACCGCACCACCGATGCCGAATTCATCCATCTGAAATCGGCCGGCACGGCGTTCCAGCCGCGCGCTCCTCCCGCATCCTGA
- a CDS encoding CoA pyrophosphatase: MNKLVLKSGPVAMGAADFFARSRAKLDFDVPAGLYDPNIVPASGDPGTDKMLEIVAREQPVRPAAVLIAVVDHPEPTILLTQRSAHLNDHAGQIAFPGGKIDATDSSPLDAALREAEEEVGLSRDFVEPLGYLDLYGTAFGFRILPTVARVRPGFSLSINHSEVDDAFEVPLSFLMNPVNHQVHSKEFRGMPRSYYAMPFAERYIWGATAGMLRVLYERIYSS, from the coding sequence TTGAACAAGCTTGTCCTGAAGAGCGGTCCGGTCGCGATGGGCGCGGCGGATTTCTTCGCCCGCTCCAGAGCGAAGCTGGATTTCGACGTTCCGGCCGGCCTTTACGATCCCAACATCGTCCCCGCCTCGGGCGATCCCGGCACCGATAAGATGCTGGAGATCGTCGCGCGCGAGCAGCCGGTGCGGCCGGCGGCGGTCCTGATCGCAGTGGTCGATCATCCCGAGCCGACCATCCTGCTGACGCAGCGCTCGGCGCATCTCAACGACCATGCCGGCCAGATCGCCTTTCCCGGCGGCAAGATCGACGCGACCGACTCCTCGCCGCTGGACGCGGCGCTGCGCGAGGCCGAGGAGGAGGTGGGGTTGTCGCGCGACTTCGTCGAGCCGCTCGGCTATCTCGATCTCTACGGCACCGCCTTCGGCTTCCGCATCCTGCCGACGGTCGCAAGGGTCAGGCCCGGCTTTTCGCTCAGCATCAACCATTCCGAGGTTGATGATGCGTTCGAAGTGCCGCTATCCTTCCTGATGAATCCGGTGAACCACCAGGTGCACAGCAAGGAATTCCGCGGCATGCCGCGATCCTATTACGCCATGCCGTTCGCGGAACGCTACATCTGGGGCGCGACGGCCGGAATGCTGCGTGTGCTGTATGAGCGGATCTATTCGTCATGA
- a CDS encoding DUF1285 domain-containing protein, whose product MANQGQSADRGLEGLTAAAKSAANTEGARKGLPPVHLWNPPFCGDLDIRIAADGTWFYLGTPIGRPALVRLFSTILKREGDKHFLVTPVEKVGIRVDDAPFMAVEMQKDGERGRRILRFRTNVDDWVTCDATHRLRFEQAKDGGLTPYLHVRADLWAKVTRALYYDLVDMGEERMVDGQPMFGVESSGEFFAMADAEQVRAAL is encoded by the coding sequence ATGGCGAACCAAGGGCAGAGTGCCGATCGTGGTCTCGAGGGGCTGACCGCCGCCGCCAAAAGTGCTGCCAATACCGAAGGCGCCAGGAAGGGCCTGCCTCCGGTGCATCTGTGGAATCCGCCGTTTTGCGGCGATCTCGATATCCGAATCGCCGCCGATGGTACTTGGTTCTACTTGGGGACGCCAATCGGGCGTCCCGCTCTGGTCCGGCTGTTTTCGACCATCCTCAAGCGCGAGGGCGACAAGCATTTCCTGGTCACGCCGGTGGAGAAGGTCGGCATCCGCGTCGACGACGCGCCGTTCATGGCGGTCGAGATGCAGAAGGACGGCGAGCGCGGCCGTCGCATTTTGCGCTTCCGCACCAATGTCGACGACTGGGTCACCTGCGATGCCACGCACCGGCTCCGCTTCGAGCAGGCCAAGGACGGAGGGCTGACGCCCTATCTGCATGTTCGCGCCGATCTCTGGGCCAAGGTCACCCGTGCGCTCTATTACGATCTGGTTGACATGGGCGAGGAGCGGATGGTCGATGGCCAGCCGATGTTCGGCGTCGAATCATCAGGCGAATTCTTCGCCATGGCCGATGCGGAGCAGGTGAGGGCCGCACTTTGA
- a CDS encoding DUF6111 family protein yields the protein MIRPVLTEIGIFLIPFAVYALFLAATRYGLFARSSWPVTIVARLVLAALVLVIAGLIGFAHFSGAAPDSTYVPAHIENGRLVPGVEK from the coding sequence ATGATCCGGCCGGTTCTGACCGAGATCGGAATCTTCCTCATTCCCTTTGCCGTTTATGCGCTGTTCCTGGCCGCGACGCGGTACGGATTGTTCGCGCGATCGTCCTGGCCGGTCACCATCGTCGCGCGCCTTGTCCTGGCAGCGCTCGTGCTGGTCATCGCGGGGCTGATCGGCTTTGCGCACTTCTCCGGCGCCGCACCGGATTCGACCTACGTTCCCGCCCATATCGAGAACGGCAGGCTGGTGCCGGGCGTGGAAAAATAG